The genomic DNA CGGTGGTGCGCTCAGACCACGCACCATCGCCGCCGCGCTGCACGCGTCGAAAGCGCTCTCGCCCCGGCTGACATCGCGGATGGCCCGCACGAGGCCACTCGTGTCGACGTCCTTGACGACGTAGCCCTGCGCTCCTGCGCGGACCGCCTTGAGCACGAGCTGCTCGTCGAGGAACGTCGTGAGGACGAGGACCGCCGCCTGCGGATGCTCCTCACGCAGCCGCGCACACAGGTCGAGGCCTTCGGTGTCGGACGCCGAGGAGAGCTTGAGGTCGAGCAGCACGACGCGGGGCCGGCAGTGCGCCACCACCGCGAGCGCCTCCGAGGCGGAGGATGCCTCGCCCACGATGCGCAGGTCGGGCTCGCGCTCCAGGATCGAGCGCAGCCCTTGGCGCAGGATCGCGTGGTCGTCGACGAGCATCACCCCGACTGCGACC from Luteipulveratus halotolerans includes the following:
- a CDS encoding MadR family response regulator transcription factor codes for the protein MSKPEAWATTTFDPAADRAPGAVAVGVMLVDDHAILRQGLRSILEREPDLRIVGEASSASEALAVVAHCRPRVVLLDLKLSSASDTEGLDLCARLREEHPQAAVLVLTTFLDEQLVLKAVRAGAQGYVVKDVDTSGLVRAIRDVSRGESAFDACSAAAMVRGLSAPPQQRAEDLTDREREVLQMLARGLSNKDIGAQLFISEATAKFHVGNILRKLGVSRRAEAVYEASKLGVI